In Labilibaculum sp. DW002, one DNA window encodes the following:
- a CDS encoding M18 family aminopeptidase — MSLEKQQAQELIDFIDRSPSTYHAVNNVREELIEGGFQELDLRDEWTINKGGKYFTGKNGSAIFAFTIGEGEIEEEGFQLVCAHSDAPGFKIKPNPEIEVEGNYIKLNTEVYGAPILSTWMDRPLSIAGRVCVQSNDPLNPEHLYVKIDRPLMVIPNLAIHLNREVNEGVALNKQKDMLPLLSMITDEMEKENCLINLIAEELKINAQSIVDFDVTLFEVEKGNIFGLNEEFISSPKLDDLAMAHAGLKALLDSKGTKKTQMLAIFDNEEVGSVTKQGAGSPVLRHLLQRIVYKLGKNMEEFQRAIYNSFMISADMAHAVHPNISEKHDPTNRPVINKGPVIKIHANNKYTTDGDSGTVFETLCKNAEVPYQKFVNRSDLVGGSTLGNVSTGQVDIRTVDIGNPMFAMHSVRETGGVKDNAYIRQVFSYFFSL; from the coding sequence ATGAGTCTTGAAAAGCAACAAGCACAGGAACTGATTGATTTTATAGATCGCAGTCCTAGCACATACCATGCAGTAAACAATGTCAGAGAAGAGCTTATCGAAGGTGGATTCCAGGAACTAGATCTTCGTGATGAGTGGACGATTAATAAAGGTGGTAAATATTTTACTGGAAAGAATGGTTCTGCAATTTTCGCTTTCACAATTGGAGAAGGTGAGATTGAAGAAGAAGGATTTCAATTAGTTTGTGCACACAGTGATGCTCCAGGTTTCAAGATTAAGCCTAATCCTGAAATTGAAGTTGAAGGAAACTACATTAAACTGAATACTGAAGTTTACGGTGCCCCAATTCTAAGTACATGGATGGATCGTCCATTATCAATTGCCGGACGTGTTTGTGTACAATCAAACGATCCTCTTAATCCGGAACATTTATACGTTAAGATCGATCGTCCATTGATGGTTATTCCTAACCTTGCTATTCATCTTAACCGTGAGGTTAACGAAGGTGTTGCTTTAAACAAGCAAAAGGATATGCTTCCTTTACTTTCTATGATCACTGATGAGATGGAAAAAGAGAACTGTCTTATCAACCTTATTGCTGAAGAGTTGAAAATAAATGCACAATCTATTGTTGATTTTGATGTGACTTTATTTGAAGTTGAGAAAGGAAATATCTTTGGCTTAAACGAAGAGTTCATTTCATCTCCAAAGCTAGATGATTTAGCAATGGCACATGCTGGACTAAAAGCATTGCTAGACTCAAAAGGAACTAAGAAAACACAAATGCTAGCTATCTTCGATAACGAAGAAGTTGGTAGTGTAACAAAACAAGGTGCTGGCTCTCCAGTATTACGTCACCTATTGCAACGTATCGTTTATAAGTTAGGAAAGAATATGGAAGAGTTCCAGAGAGCTATTTATAACTCGTTTATGATCTCTGCAGATATGGCTCACGCTGTTCACCCTAATATTTCAGAAAAGCATGATCCTACTAACCGTCCAGTGATTAACAAAGGGCCAGTTATTAAGATTCACGCGAACAATAAATACACAACTGATGGTGATTCAGGAACTGTATTTGAGACTCTATGCAAGAATGCAGAAGTACCATACCAAAAGTTTGTGAACCGTTCTGATCTTGTTGGAGGAAGTACCTTAGGAAACGTTTCTACTGGACAAGTTGATATTCGTACTGTAGATATAGGAAACCCAATGTTTGCGATGCACTCTGTTCGCGAAACAGGAGGTGTTAAAGACAATGCTTACATCCGTCAAGTATTCTCATATTTCTTCAGTTTGTAA